A genome region from Diorhabda carinulata isolate Delta chromosome 2, icDioCari1.1, whole genome shotgun sequence includes the following:
- the LOC130904132 gene encoding uncharacterized protein LOC130904132 isoform X2, which translates to MFSFTISISVFLVVFFAVAYCDNDLKVEVLYKPEMCENKSKTGDMLTMHYTGTLTDGTKFDSSLDRDQPFSFQLGVGQVIKGWDQGLTDMCVGEKRKLTIPPQLGYGDKGAGNVIPGKATLIFEVELIHIGDAKPANANVFKEIDADKDNQLSREEVSEYLKKQMVAAEGEVPSEEVKNMLADHDKLVEEIFQHEDQDKNGFISHAEFSGPKHDEL; encoded by the exons atgttttctttcacGATATCAATCAGTGTATTTCTAGTCGTATTTTTCGCTGTAGCATACTGCGATAATGATCTCAAAGTTGAAGTGTTGTATAAACCGGAAATGTgtgaaaataaatctaaaactGGCGATATGTTGACCATGCACTACACGGGTACTTTGACGGATGGTACCAAATTCGATTCAAg TTTGGATAGGGATCAACCTTTCTCTTTTCAACTAGGCGTAGGTCAAGTGATCAAAGGCTGGGATCAAGGTTTAACGGATATGTGCGTAGGGGAAAAACGTAAACTCACCATCCCTCCGCAACTAGGATACGGTGATAAAGGTGCCGGTAACGTGATCCCTGGTAAAGCGACTTTGATATTCGAAGTAGAATTGATCCACATCGGCGATGCTAAGCCGGCTAACGCGAACGTTTTCAAAGAAATCGACGCCGACAAAGACAATCAGCTAAGTCGAGAGGAA GTAAGCGAATATCTCAAAAAACAAATGGTTGCGGCCGAAGGTGAAGTACCTAGCGAAGAAGTGAAGAACATGCTGGCGGATCACGATAAATTAGTCGAGGAGATATTCCAACACGAGGATCAAgataaaaatggttttatttcgCATGCCGAATTTTCGGGTCCGAAACACgatgaattataa
- the LOC130904132 gene encoding uncharacterized protein LOC130904132 isoform X1: MFSFTISISVFLVVFFAVAYCDNDLKVEVLYKPEMCENKSKTGDMLTMHYTGTLTDGTKFDSSLDRDQPFSFQLGVGQVIKGWDQGLTDMCVGEKRKLTIPPQLGYGDKGAGNVIPGKATLIFEVELIHIGDAKPANANVFKEIDADKDNQLSREEVREFVSEYLKKQMVAAEGEVPSEEVKNMLADHDKLVEEIFQHEDQDKNGFISHAEFSGPKHDEL; encoded by the exons atgttttctttcacGATATCAATCAGTGTATTTCTAGTCGTATTTTTCGCTGTAGCATACTGCGATAATGATCTCAAAGTTGAAGTGTTGTATAAACCGGAAATGTgtgaaaataaatctaaaactGGCGATATGTTGACCATGCACTACACGGGTACTTTGACGGATGGTACCAAATTCGATTCAAg TTTGGATAGGGATCAACCTTTCTCTTTTCAACTAGGCGTAGGTCAAGTGATCAAAGGCTGGGATCAAGGTTTAACGGATATGTGCGTAGGGGAAAAACGTAAACTCACCATCCCTCCGCAACTAGGATACGGTGATAAAGGTGCCGGTAACGTGATCCCTGGTAAAGCGACTTTGATATTCGAAGTAGAATTGATCCACATCGGCGATGCTAAGCCGGCTAACGCGAACGTTTTCAAAGAAATCGACGCCGACAAAGACAATCAGCTAAGTCGAGAGGAAGTAagagaattt GTAAGCGAATATCTCAAAAAACAAATGGTTGCGGCCGAAGGTGAAGTACCTAGCGAAGAAGTGAAGAACATGCTGGCGGATCACGATAAATTAGTCGAGGAGATATTCCAACACGAGGATCAAgataaaaatggttttatttcgCATGCCGAATTTTCGGGTCCGAAACACgatgaattataa